The DNA segment ACATATTAGTACCAATGTTAGCACTTTATATGTGTAAAGGAATTTATTCATTTTCATTTTTTTTATTTTTTAAAATTCTACATTGATACCAACTGAATATGTTCTTGGTGTAGGGTATCTTCCGTTATCAATACCTGTTAGCAGCTGGTTTTGGTTAAACGAACCTACTTCTGGATCATAACCACTATAGTTTGTTAGTGTAAGTAAGTTTTGTACACTTCCGTAAACTCTTACTCTCGACATCTTTGCTTTAGATATAAGTTCGCTTGGTAAGCTATATCCTAGTGTTAGGTTTTGTATTCTTAGATACGAACCGTCTTCTATATAACGAGTAGATATTTGATTATTTGCTGCACTTACACTTGCTACCGGTCTTGGTATATTAGTATCTGTGTTATCAGGAGTCCAATAATTCATCGCATCTGCTAAAGCATTTTGGTATAAACCTGAATTTGCAGTGCCATTTCTTTTTGTTAGGTTCATAAGGTCATTACCGTAAGATCCTTGCACGAATATAGAAAGGTCAAAATTCTTATACTTAAAGTTATTCGTAAAACCAAAGGTAAAGTCAGGGTGTGGGTTACCAATAAATGTTCTGTCATTAGCATCTATAACACCATCCTCATTAACATCCTTATACTTAACATCTCCTAGATAAGTTTGTCCAGCAGCCTGACCTACACTATTTCCAAATTGTATTGGAGCACTATTCAAATCATCTATATCGTTAAATATTCCTTCTGCTATATATCCATAAAACATTCCGATTGGCGAACCAACTTCAGTATTAGTCACATCATACGATATATATCCATTAATATTTGTAGATTGTACTAGGTTTAAGCCGTCCTGTATTGCTGTTAATTCATTTTTATATTTTGAAACAACAAGGGTGGAATTCCAAGAAAAATCACCTGTGCCTTTTGTTCTATAGTTTAATGTGATATCAACCCCTTTGTTTTCCATCTCACCAATGTTAGAGTAGGGGGCATCTTGACCGCCGTACTGACCTCCGCCACCTGTAAGATAATCAGGGAATGGTACCTGAAACAAGAAATCTTCTGATACTTTCTTATAAAAATCAAGATTAACTGCAAGACGTGAATCTAAAACGGTAAAATCGATACCAAGATTGGTTTGCTTCATAGACTCCCAAGTCAAATTAGGATTTGGGAAGTTTGAAGGTAAGAATCCTGAACCAATACTTGAGTTTTGCTGTGCTAAAAGTGCGCTATATTGATTATTCGGGATTTGCTGATTACCTGTTTCTCCATAACCAAGCCTGAATTTAATATTATCTATATATTTACGAGTACCTTCCATAAAGTCTTCGTTAGATAATTTCCATGATACTGCTACTGATGGAAAATACCCCCATTGATTATCAGTAGTAGGGTCAAATTTAGAAGAACGGTCACCACGATATGAAGCAGATAATCCGTACTTATTATCAAAATCATAAATAATACGACCAAAGAAAGAGTATAGAGCAGCACTACCTTGGTAACTTGTTACTTTACTTTGCGAAGGGTCTGCAAGGTTAAGTCCGTACACAGAGTTTGTTTGAAAACCTGTTGCTGTAGCCGTTATACCTTCCCAGTGGCTATCATTAGCTTCCTGCCCTACAAGTACTGTAAACTTATGTTTATTGATTGTTCTATCATAAGTAAGTAAATTTTTAAAGTTAATAGAGTACCAGTTTTGTCTTCTTTCAATAAGGTCGGCAGAAGTGTTTGTTTGTGCTCCCCAATTGTATGATGGTGTAAAATCAGTATGTTCAGAAAACTCCGTATTAGCACCAAGCTCTACTCTATATTTTAATCCTTTTATTATTTCTGCTTCTGCAAAAACATTACCTAAAAAGTTCTTTCTTACTAACTTATTATCTTTAGAAAGTACCTCAGCCACAGGATTAAAGTAGTTTACATTTTGACTAGTATCCTCAGGCCCGGCAAAAGAACCATCTGCATTTCTTACTGGTATATCAGGTGCTTGTAGTAAAGTATTAGCTATAACTCCCTGAAAACTTTGGTTTACCGTTAGTTTTTCATTAGTAATACCTGCATTCATATTAGCACCAACCTTTAACCAGTCTTTAACTTTAGAGTCAAGATTTAAACGTGTTGTATACCTCTTATAACCAGAACCTAGCAATACACCTTCTTGATCTAGAAAACCTCCAGAAAGATAGTATGATGTAGTTTCGCTACCTCCTGAAAATGAAAGCTGGTGACTTGTAGAGACTGCCGTTCTATATACTTCATCTTGCCAGTCAGTACCATTACCTAATAATTCAGGATTAGCAAATTCAGGTCGAAGTTGATCTTCTCCGACTCCAAAAAGCAAGCTCAACTCATTTTGATACTGAGCATACTGACGCAAGTTCATTACATCTAACTTTTTATAAATACTCTGTGCAGAGGTATACCCTTCATAACGTAATTTTCCATCGCCTTTTTTACCCGACTTAGTTGTTATAATAATAACCCCATTAGCACCTCTAGAACCATAAATAGCAGTTGCCGAGGCATCTTTAAGAATGTCTATAGACTGAATATCGTTAGGATTTATCATAGAAAGCGGGCTCACAGCATTGTTACCTGCTCCTCCACTAGAATCAAACCCGTCACTTGCCATTGGTCTCCCACTCATCGATTTCCCAGTAGCATCACCAGATACAGGCACGCCATCAATAATATAAAGTGGCTCATTAGTACCCGATATAGAAGTAGTACCACGAACCCTTATAGATACTGCTCCGCCTGGCTGTCCTGAGTTATTACTAACAGAAACACCTGCTGCTTTACCCTGTATCATTTGGTCTACAGTAGTTTGTTTTAGATTCTCTATATCTTTAGTACGTATTGTAGATACCGCACTGTTTACATCGTCTTTCCTTTGAGTCCCATAACCTATTACGACTACCTCGTCTAGAACTTCTACATTTTCGGCAAGAGTTACATTTATAATCGCTCTTCCATTTACTGCTATTTCCTGAGTAGAAAAACCAATAAACGTATAAACAAGAGTAGCATCAGTAGCTGTGCTGATGGAGTATTTACCCTCAATATCAGTAGACACAACCGTAGCTGTACCCTTTACCGTAACGTTTACCCCCGGTATAGTCATACCACTATTGTCAGACACAACCCCTGTAACAATACTTTGTGCCTGTGCGGAGGTTATCCCGAAAAGAAACAGGAGGTAAAACAGGGTCTTTCCCCGTGTTATCCAAGAAGTGAAATAATGTAGTGTATTCCCCATAATAAATTTGTGTTTGTTAGTTACTAATTCCTAAATAAATGACGCATTAAATTTTACAATCAACAATTTTAAAGTTCATTTATTGACAAAAACAAATTTATAGGAGATGTTAAGTGTTTGTTAATATTATTTTATCATTTATTGATAATATTTCCTCTAACGTTTTCGGAGATATTACCCTACTCATTATTTTTTTACAAAAAAACCTTAATAAACCATTAAACAGCAAGGATTTTTAAGCATTAAAGCTATAATTTAACTATATAACTTAGTTGTATTTTTTTTACACTTATTATACTATAAAAATCGTTTCATACCATAAAACTCTTCCCTATATTGGCTAGGAGTAGTATTTTTAACGCTCTTAAATATTCTATTAAAATTAGCAATATTATTAAATCCAGACTTAAATGCTATCTCCGAAATACTCAGATCTTTCTCTACAAGCCATCGGGCAGCATAGCCTACCCTTATATCATTAAGATAATTTACAAATGTTTTACTTGTTCGTTTTTTTATAAAACGATTAAATGATACAGGACTCATACTAGCAACATCCGAAACTTCGTCAAGCGTTATTTTTTCAGAAAAATTCTTTTGTATATATTCATACACTAGCTTCATTTTATCGTCATCTTCAAAAGTATCATAATCCACCGTGTAGGTAGACAGTAATTGCTGATTGCGCGAATTTGCCATATCATGTAGTATCGAAATTATTTCAAGAAAATAATCCATACCATCTAGTTTAGATATACGCACAAGTCTATCAGCAAGCTCGGCACCAACCTTTTCAGAAAACAGTATTCCATGATTAGCCCTATTAAACATGTCTTTTATAGGCATCATTATTCTACGTGATAATAATGAGTCATTAAATAAATCATTATGAAACTGTATTGTTATTTCATGTATTTTTTTATTTATACATCTATTAAGTTCCCAACCATGATAGAGATTAGGACCTACCAATACAAGTTCAATATCATTTATTTCATCTATATGGTCGCCCACTATACGTTTCACACCTTTTCCGTTAAGTATAAAGTTAATCTCATATTCAGGGTGATAGTGTATAGGGAAATCAAAACTGTCTTTAACCCTGTCAAAAACAAGGAAACTATCTCCCTTAGTTAAGGGCGGTATCTCTCTATGAAACTTATTTGTACTCATTTTAAGGTTTTTCTTTGCAATTATATGATATAATTTTGATAAAATAATATTAAGTTAAATTTAAGAGTAAATTTATCTTTGACATTATCAAAAAAGTGTTTATAAAATTACACACTTAAAAATTAATCGTGAAATTATTTGAACATTTCACAACAATAGCACTTTCTATATAAAGCAGATACAATTAATATGAAAAAAAACATCCCTATACTCTTATTAGCACTATCTCTTCTTTTTAGTTGTAAAAAAGCTACACAAGAGGAAGAACAGAAAAAAGAAGAGGCTACAACCAAAATAGCACCCATTGATAAAAATGCTACCAAAGAGACCGTTTCATTATACCAAAACTTATTTAAGCTACGTGAAAAAGGTTATATGTTTGGACATCAAGATGACCTTGCCTATGGTGTGAACTGGAAATATGAAGAAGGTAGAAGTGATGTAAAAGATGTAACAGGCGACTACCCTGCTATATATGGCTGGGATATAGGTCGTATTGAGGATAATGCAGAGAAAAACCTTGACGGTGTTCCTTTTAATAAAATGCGCGAATTTATAAAGCAAGTGTATGATAGGGGTGGCGTAAACACCATAAGTTGGCATGTAAACAACCCGTTTACTGATGGTGACTCTTGGGATAATACTCCTGGTACTGTAGCAGCTATACTACCTGGTGGTGAGCAACATGAAAAATATAAAGGCTGGTTAAATAATGCTTCTAATTTTTTCCTTTCTTTAAAAGGAAGCGATGATAAATTAGTACCTATACTTTATCGTCCATATCATGAATTTACGGGTGATTGGTTTTGGTGGTGTAAAAATACTACAAGTCCCGAACAGTTTAAACAACTATGGGAGTTTACAATTACCTATTTTGAAGAAAAAGGAGTACATAACCTTATATATATATACAATACTTCGAGTGCTAATGTAAATTCTAAGGCAGATTTTATGGAATATTACCCTGGCGACACATGGGCAGATATGGTAAGCTATGACATATATCAAGGTGGCGAAAGTGCTGAAAAAACGGAAAAATTTATTACAGATACTAAAAAACTAACGGCTATTATAGACGAAGTAGCCCAAGAACACAATAAACTTTCGGCTATTGCCGAGACAGGTTTTGAGCAAATACCCTATGAAAAATGGTGGACAGAAACACTAGCACAATCAATAGGCAATCATAAAATATCATTTGTATTAGTATGGAGAAATCATGGTTGGAACGAATGGATGAATCCTCCAAAAATGCATTATTATGCACCTTACGATGGTCACCCATCAGTTCCTGATTTTAAAGACTTTTATAATCTTGACAATACGTTGTTTCAAAGTAATGTAACTAAATTCAACCTTTATAACACAGCCAAACCTTAAACCAAATGCAGAAAAAAATAAAATTAAGCGAAAAAATTGCTTACGGGTTTGGTGATGCAGCTTCCTCTATGTATTGGAAGATATTCAGTATGTATCTATTATTTTTCTATACTGATGTATTTGGGCTTGCAGCCGCTACGGTAGGTACTATGTTTTTGGTAACTAAAATTTGGGATTCACTTTTTGATCCTTTTGTAGGTGTATTTTCAGATAGAATACAATCGCGCTGGGGTAAGTTCAGACCATTTTTATTATGGATGGCTGTACCTTTTGCAGTAATAGGTATGCTTACATTTTATACCCCAGATGTAGATACTAAAAGTAAATTAGTATATGCCTATGTAACCTACTCTGCTATGATGATGGCATACTCGCTTGTTAATGTTCCATATGCATCACTTTTAGGAGTAATGTCGTCCGATGGTAAAGAGCGTACCACATTAGCAACTTTCCGTATGGTATTTGCTTTTGCTGGAAGTCTAGTAGCACTTTGGGCTATAGAACCATTAGTTATTTTATTTGGAGGAAGTTTAACCTCCCCTACCGGATGGTTTTATACACTCATAGTATTTGGGGTAGTAGCTACACTTCTATTTTGGGGCTGCTTTGCTGGGACAAGAGAACGCGTAAAACAAATTAAAGAAGAAAAATCATCACTCAAGCAAGACATATCAGACCTTCTTTCAAATAAAGCATGGCTGGTTCTTGTAGGTGCGGGAGTTGCTACTATACTTTTTAACACAATAAGAGATGGTGCTGCCATATACTACTTTAAATATGTAGTAACTGTTCCTGAAGAAAAGTACTTATCATTTTTTAAAAACATAGGCATGTCATTAACGGGTTTATACTTGGTAATAGGACAAGCTGCTAATATTATAGGAGTAATAATTGCCACTCCAATTGCTAATAAAATAGGTAAAAAACGCACTTTTTTGTCGGCAATGTTTTTAGCAGCTGTATTTAGCGCTGCATTCTATCTATTACCATCAACTGGTATAATGTTTATTATGATATTTCAATTTATCATAAGTATTTGTGCCGGATGTGTATTTCCTCTATTGTGGTCTATGTATGCAGATAGTGCCGATTTTAGTGAATGGAAAGAAGGACGAAGAGCCACGGGCTTGCTTTTTTCTGCATCATCCATGTCACAAAAACTAGGATGGGCTGTTGGGGGCGCTGTAACAGGATGGCTACTCGCTTATTATGGTTTTGAAGCTAATGTCGTTCAAACTGCTTTCACAAAAACAGGCATACAACTAATGCTCAGCTTTCTACCTGCAGCAGGAGCAATTATATCTATGCTTTTTATGTTTTTATATCCACTTAGCGAAGAAAAACTGAAAGTAATATCTAGCGAACTAGATGAACGCAGGGCTACAAAAGAATCCAATTAATGGAAAAATAAATTATAGAAGAAAAATATAACTAATCAATGGAAGATACTACAATGGCCACGTTATTCGAAACTCGTAAACAAACTGTTCAGTCACAGCATGAAGCGTTGTTAGGGAAGAAAAACAATCCAGTTGCAGAAGCAGGAAATGGAATTTTTAAGCGCTATGTAAACCCGGTGGTTACTGCTGCTCATACTCCTTTAAATTGGAGATTTGATTTTAATGAAAAAACCAATCCGTTTTTTCAGGAACGTATAGGAATGAATGCTACCTTTAATGCAGGTGCTATAAAATGGAATGGAAAATATATTATAGTGGTTCGTGTAGAAGGGGTTGACAGAAAGTCATTTTTTGCTATTGCCGAAAGCCCTAACGGAGTAGATAACTTCGAGTTTTGGGATAAGCCATGTGTAATACCTCAGTTAGAAGAGCCAGACACTAATGTATATGATATGCGTCTTACACTACATGAAGATGGTTGGATATACGGAATATTTTGCACGGAGCGTAAAGACCCTAATGCTCCCGCAGGCGATACTAGTGCTGCCATAGCTAATGCCGGTATAGTACGTACTAAAGATTTAGTAAACTGGGAAAGACTACCTGATTTAATATCTAATACAGGACAGCAACGTAATGTGGTATTGCATGCAGAATTTGTAAATGGTAAATATGCTATGTACACGCGTCCGCAAGATGGTTTTATTGATGTAGGTAGCGGTGGCGGAATTGGTCTTGGTTATATCGACGATATGACAAACCCAGTAGTAAATGAAGAGAAAATTATTTTTGGTAAAGAATACCACACCATATACGAGCTTAAAAACGGTTTAGGTCCTGCGCCTATAAAAACTGAAAAAGGATGGCTACACCAAGCACATGGCGTGCGTAATACTGCCGCAGGATTACGCTATACTATATATCTTTTTATGACAGATTTAGAAGATCTTACCAAGGTTACTCATAAACCTGCTGGTTACTTCCTTGCTCCTGAAAATGAAGAACGTGTGGGCGATGTTTCTAATGTATTGTTTGGTAATGGTTGGATTGCAGATGAAGACGGTACTGTTTATATTTACTACGCATCATCTGATACGCGTATGCACGTAGCAGTATCTACTGTAGATAAATTGGTAGATTATTGCATCAATACACCCAAAGATACTTTTACATCGGCAGGCTCAGTACAAACCATTATAAAACAAGTAGAAAACAACAAAAAATTATTATAATGGACAACCTAAAGCCAGATATGTACAGCGAATTGCTTTCTATTTTAGATTACTGGAGTAGCAATACCGTTGATGATAAAAATGGAGGTTTTATAGGTACAATAGATTATAATGATAATAAAGATTATACAGCCGAAAAAGGTTCAGTATTAAATGCCCGCATACTGTGGGCATTTTCTGCCTCTTACCCTATTACTAAAAATGCTAAACATCTTGCCATTGCCGAAAGAGCATATGCATACATCGTCAGTAGTTTTTACGATACCGAGCATGGCGGTATTTTTTGGAGTGTAAATCATAATGGCACGCCAAAAGACACCAAAAATCAAATATATGCCTTAGCTTTTGTTATCTATGGGTTATCAGAGTTTTATGCAATATCAAAAAATGAAGATGCATTACAACTGGCTATAAAACTATACCATAAAATAGAAGAACATAGTTTTGACCCTATACAAAAAGGATATTTCGAAGCATTTACTCAAGACTGGCAACCTATTGAAGATTTGCGCTTGAGTGATAAAGATGCCAACGAGAAAAAAACAATGAATACGCACCTACATATAGTAGAAGCCTATGCTAACCTATATAAAGTATGGAAAGACGATGGGTTAAAAAAGAGTATCCAAGGACTTTTAACTATAGTTGACAAACACTTTATTGATACTGAAACAGGACATTTAAGACTGTTTTTTAGTGAAGACTGGATAGAAAAAAAAGATGTACTATCCTACGGGCACGATATTGAGGCAGCTTGGCTACTACAATGGTGTGCTGAAGTTATTGAGGATACTAACCTTATAGCTATTTATAAAAAACACGCTATTAATTTAACCAAGGGCAGTTTAGAAGGTGTTGATAAAGATGGCGGACTTTGGTATGAGCTTGACATACATACCAATGAAATGATTGCCGAAAAACATTGGTGGCCACAATCGGAATTTATGATTGGGTTGGTTAATGCATGGCAACTTACCGGAGATAAAAACTACCTAGAAATAGCAGAAAAAAACTGGGCATTTGTTCAAAAATATATTTTAGACAAACAGAATGGCGAATGGATATGGGGGATAGATGCCAACTATAATAAAATTGAAAAAGACAAAGCTGGTTTCTGGAAATGTCCTTATCATAATTCACGTGCTTGTATAGAATTAATACAACGACTTGTATAGCGCATTTTAACTGTTGCAAATTTCACCTTATTTAATTGATGTTGATTATGAAAATGAATTTTATCAAGATAGCCGCAATAGCTATATCTATTTCTTTTACAAACTGTTCTTCTAGTGATAGTGGTTATACTGGCATAACAACTACTGACCCTGTTACCGAAGACCCCACAGAAGAGGTATTAACTCCCGAAAATGTGCGTAGTTATATGGCAGACCCTAATGCTACAGAAGAAACCGTTGCACTTTTTTACAACCTGAAAAAATTACAAAAAACAAAATACCTAGTAGGACAGCAAGATGCTTTTTCGAGTTTTTATAATGATGTTGCAGGCGAGTCTGATATTAAGAAAGCTACGGGGCACGACCCTGCACTTTTAGGGTCAGATTTTATGTTTATAACAGATGATCAAAATAATAACGAAGCTTCTAACTGGTTTTACCAACAAGAGCTACAAATAGCAGCCGATGCCATAGAAGCCTATGATAAAGGTATGGTAAACATATTTGCATGGCATTTAAGAGAGCCTTATGAAGGTGTTACTTTTTATGCAGATGATATGACCGATTTCCAGAAACAAAATGCATTTGCAAGTATTTTACCTAATGGTGAAAATCATGAGTATTACAAATCAAAACTAGACAAAGTAGCCGATGTTTTAAATAATCTTAAGGGCACAGATGATAAATTAATTCCTGTAATTTTTAGACCATGGCATGAGTTTGATGGTAACTGGTTTTGGTGGGGCGCTAATTACTGTACACCACAGCAATATAAAGAAGCATGGCAATTTACCGTTGAGTACCTGCGTGATACTAAAAATGTACATAACGTTTTATATGCTTTTTCTCCAGACAGGACTTATACTACCGATGCACAATACCTGAGCCGTTACCCTGGTGATGAATATATTGATGTTTTAGGAATGGATAACTACGGCGACCTTGCTAATGGTACTGATGGTGTAACAGCAGCAAACAATAAACTAAAAATGGTATCTGACCTTGCTAAAGAAAAAGTGAAAATTGCTGCAATGACCGAAACAGGTTACAGAGTTACAACTTCTACTAGCCCCATAGATGGTTTCTTTGCTAATAATATTTACAAATCGATGACCGATAATAATGTAGAGCTGGCTTTTGTAATGTTTTGGAGCAACAATCAAGATGGTTATTATGTACCTCCTGCTGGGCAGCCTAACACGCAAGATTTTATAGATTTTACAACTAAAACAGAATCATTATTGGTAAATACCTTACCTAATATGTACACTATTTCAGAATAAATATATACAACCATGAAAAACATAAAACTATTAGTCTGTCTTGTAGCTCTTCAGCTTGTTACCTCTTGCGGAGATAATAAAAAGAAAGAAGAATCTACTGAAAATAAAATCGAACAGGCTACTATAGAAAGAATAACTGTAAAAGGAACAGAGTTCTATAAAGGCGACAAACCCTATCGTTATATAGGTACTAACTATTGGTATGGTTCACTATTAGGAGCTAAAGAAGGTGGAAACCGTGAACGTCTTACCGAAGAGTTAGATATAATGAAAGCCAATGGTATTGATAATCTTCGTATAATGGTGGGTGCAGAATCGGGTAAGCAAGATTACACTGTTACCCCTGCCCTACAGCCAGAACAAGGTGAGTATGACAATAACTTGCTTGATGGGCTAGATTACTTACTTAACGAAATGCGTAAAAGAGATATGCATGCTGTGCTTTACCTTACCAATAACTGGGAATGGAGTGGCGGTATGGCACAATATTTAGAGTGGAACGGGAAAGGCAAACTGCCAAACCCTAACATTGCGCCTAATACATGGCCACAGTTTATGGAATATACTAAGCAGTTTCATAGTTGCGAGCCTTGTATAGAAGCTTTTAACAATCATATTAAGTTTATACTTGGTCGTAGTAACGCCTACAATAACGTAAAATATACAAAAGACAATACTATTATGGCTTGGCAGGTAGCCAATGAACCAAGGGTGTTTACAGCCGATAATGAGGAGAAATTTACCAAATGGCTTACGGGTGTAGTTAACCTAATAGATAGTTTAGACAGCTACCACCTTATCTCTACAGGTAGTGAAGGTAAAGCAGGATCGGCAGATGATATTGCTATTTTTGAACGCACCCACAACAACCCAAAAATAGATTACCTTACCATGCATACTTGGCCAAAAAACTGGGGCTGGTATGACCATAATAACGCAGAGTCAACCTTACCAGTAGCTATTGATAATGCATTAGAGTATATAAATAATCATATTACATTAGCCGAAAAAATGAACAAGCCTATAGTATTAGAAGAGTTTGGGCTACCTAGAACAGGAGAAAGCTTAGATAGGCAATCTTTTACTAAAGAAAGAGATACTTTTTATAAAGCTATTTTTGATAGGTTAGAACAGAGTGCAGCACACAAAGAGGCTTTCGCTGCTGTAAACTTTTGGGGGTTTGCTGGTACTGGCAAAAACGACCCTAACAATGGCAAGTGGGATAAAGGAGAAGATTATACTACCGACCCACCACAAGAACCACAAGGTCTTAACTCGGTTTTTGCTTCTGATACCTCAACCCTTACTATGATAAAAGAATACAATATTACGCTTAATAAATAAGTATACATTTAGAGATTTTAAAAGACAAAACTCTTCTAAAAAACATCTTAATTGATGTTTTTTAGAAGGGTTTTCATATTTAATACAGCTGTTAATCATGCGTTAAACGTCTATCTATTGTAATAGTATATTAGTAACTTTATGCTATTACAATAACAATTTTATTAACTACAAAAATACTATTATGGCTATTGAGAACGAAAACAATAAACAAAACGCTTCTGTAGGAAACAGCAAACCAAAAAATAACATCCCACCATCAGATGACCCTGCAATAATAAACCCTAAAGAGTTAGCTACATTTCCTAAGGAGAAAAAAACCGAAAATCCTGATCTTGATGAAGAGCGAGACAGTCATTTGGCTAACAAGGTAAGATCAGAAGAAAGAAGGGGGCGTAATATTACCAAAACAGGTACCATGCCAGATGAAAACGGATTCATGTAAATAGATTATTTTATTTCGATAAGAAGAAGGAGCTATACGCTCCTTCTTTTCCATAATAACATAATAGAAATATACATGAAAAAACACAAAAAACTCTGGATTACCATTAGCTCTATCATAGCCTTTTTAGTAATTGCTAATTTTGCGCTAGAGTCTGTTGCATTACATTATACCAACAAAGCCTTAAGCGAAATAGAAGGTTACAAAGGCAGTATAAAAGATATAGACATACACTTATATAGAGGGGCTTATCGTATAGACTCATTAGTAATTAATAAAATTGACAATGGTAACTCTCAACCTTTTGTTGCTATTGATGCCATGGATATTTCTATCGAGTGGAAATCTATATTCAAAGGAGCTATTACAGGCGAATTTTATGTAGAACACCCCGTTATTAATTTTATAAAAAGAGGCGATAATGTTGATACTGGTGGCGATAACGATTTTATACAGACTATAAAAGACTTATCGCCAATAACCATAAATAGGTTTGAGATAAATAATGGCGAAGTACATTATATTGACTATGCCACTACACCTAATATTGATATCGCAGCTACTAGCTTAAACGCCTTAGCTACAAACCTTACTAACGTAGACAATAAAGACACCCCGCTACCATCTAACATTACACTTAGCGCTAACACAAGCGGTAATGGTCGTATTAATAGTCATTTAAAAATGAATATTCTTAAAGAAACACCTGACTTTGATTTTAGTTTTAAGTTAGAAAAGATGGATCTTACCTATCTTAAAGATTTTACCGATGCTTATGCAAAATTTACCTTTAAGAAAGGAACATTAGGAGTATCGTCAGAGTTAGTAATGGATGACGGCAACTATAATGGTTATCTAAAACCTGTGCTTGATGATATCAAGATTATAGATCT comes from the Flavobacterium arcticum genome and includes:
- a CDS encoding AGE family epimerase/isomerase; this translates as MDNLKPDMYSELLSILDYWSSNTVDDKNGGFIGTIDYNDNKDYTAEKGSVLNARILWAFSASYPITKNAKHLAIAERAYAYIVSSFYDTEHGGIFWSVNHNGTPKDTKNQIYALAFVIYGLSEFYAISKNEDALQLAIKLYHKIEEHSFDPIQKGYFEAFTQDWQPIEDLRLSDKDANEKKTMNTHLHIVEAYANLYKVWKDDGLKKSIQGLLTIVDKHFIDTETGHLRLFFSEDWIEKKDVLSYGHDIEAAWLLQWCAEVIEDTNLIAIYKKHAINLTKGSLEGVDKDGGLWYELDIHTNEMIAEKHWWPQSEFMIGLVNAWQLTGDKNYLEIAEKNWAFVQKYILDKQNGEWIWGIDANYNKIEKDKAGFWKCPYHNSRACIELIQRLV
- a CDS encoding glycoside hydrolase family 130 protein; this translates as MEDTTMATLFETRKQTVQSQHEALLGKKNNPVAEAGNGIFKRYVNPVVTAAHTPLNWRFDFNEKTNPFFQERIGMNATFNAGAIKWNGKYIIVVRVEGVDRKSFFAIAESPNGVDNFEFWDKPCVIPQLEEPDTNVYDMRLTLHEDGWIYGIFCTERKDPNAPAGDTSAAIANAGIVRTKDLVNWERLPDLISNTGQQRNVVLHAEFVNGKYAMYTRPQDGFIDVGSGGGIGLGYIDDMTNPVVNEEKIIFGKEYHTIYELKNGLGPAPIKTEKGWLHQAHGVRNTAAGLRYTIYLFMTDLEDLTKVTHKPAGYFLAPENEERVGDVSNVLFGNGWIADEDGTVYIYYASSDTRMHVAVSTVDKLVDYCINTPKDTFTSAGSVQTIIKQVENNKKLL
- a CDS encoding glycoside hydrolase 5 family protein, which gives rise to MKNIKLLVCLVALQLVTSCGDNKKKEESTENKIEQATIERITVKGTEFYKGDKPYRYIGTNYWYGSLLGAKEGGNRERLTEELDIMKANGIDNLRIMVGAESGKQDYTVTPALQPEQGEYDNNLLDGLDYLLNEMRKRDMHAVLYLTNNWEWSGGMAQYLEWNGKGKLPNPNIAPNTWPQFMEYTKQFHSCEPCIEAFNNHIKFILGRSNAYNNVKYTKDNTIMAWQVANEPRVFTADNEEKFTKWLTGVVNLIDSLDSYHLISTGSEGKAGSADDIAIFERTHNNPKIDYLTMHTWPKNWGWYDHNNAESTLPVAIDNALEYINNHITLAEKMNKPIVLEEFGLPRTGESLDRQSFTKERDTFYKAIFDRLEQSAAHKEAFAAVNFWGFAGTGKNDPNNGKWDKGEDYTTDPPQEPQGLNSVFASDTSTLTMIKEYNITLNK
- a CDS encoding DUF748 domain-containing protein, translating into MKKHKKLWITISSIIAFLVIANFALESVALHYTNKALSEIEGYKGSIKDIDIHLYRGAYRIDSLVINKIDNGNSQPFVAIDAMDISIEWKSIFKGAITGEFYVEHPVINFIKRGDNVDTGGDNDFIQTIKDLSPITINRFEINNGEVHYIDYATTPNIDIAATSLNALATNLTNVDNKDTPLPSNITLSANTSGNGRINSHLKMNILKETPDFDFSFKLEKMDLTYLKDFTDAYAKFTFKKGTLGVSSELVMDDGNYNGYLKPVLDDIKIIDLTPDSEREKEKGFFKKVWELIVGGTVAVVKNKSEDRLATRVPLKGDVKGGEPFTWALITNVFRNGFIKAFDNNIEGSINFTDAKAEKTSQK
- a CDS encoding glycoside hydrolase family 26 protein encodes the protein MKMNFIKIAAIAISISFTNCSSSDSGYTGITTTDPVTEDPTEEVLTPENVRSYMADPNATEETVALFYNLKKLQKTKYLVGQQDAFSSFYNDVAGESDIKKATGHDPALLGSDFMFITDDQNNNEASNWFYQQELQIAADAIEAYDKGMVNIFAWHLREPYEGVTFYADDMTDFQKQNAFASILPNGENHEYYKSKLDKVADVLNNLKGTDDKLIPVIFRPWHEFDGNWFWWGANYCTPQQYKEAWQFTVEYLRDTKNVHNVLYAFSPDRTYTTDAQYLSRYPGDEYIDVLGMDNYGDLANGTDGVTAANNKLKMVSDLAKEKVKIAAMTETGYRVTTSTSPIDGFFANNIYKSMTDNNVELAFVMFWSNNQDGYYVPPAGQPNTQDFIDFTTKTESLLVNTLPNMYTISE